Proteins encoded within one genomic window of Phototrophicus methaneseepsis:
- a CDS encoding Na+/H+ antiporter, giving the protein MENLFFQIETLVIELLLVISIVAMMVQYLRVPYTVALVITGLLISILRPQIEAITGPIQLELTSELILALLVPPLIFEAAFNLDFDKLRRSLGTILVLAIPGVIVSMFIVGGVVAGTTGLSISVALVFGALISATDPVSVIALFKSLGVPKRLAVLVEGESLLNDGTAIVVFNLVLGIAVAGAVEFTLLEGVIDFVTVVAGGLIIGIVLGTGISWLISRVDNHLVETTLTTVLAFGAFLIAERLHVSGVLAVVAAGILNGNSSSRGMSPTTRIILNNFWEYIAFLANSFIFLLIGFEVDISELLADWQPILFAIVAVLAARMIVVYVTTRLIVPVTKRSNMIETIPNSWQHVLVWGGVRGAISLALALSLPFALGADRVLLIHMTFGVVLFSLFVQGTSIGWLLSRLGIVKRDERQEEYDLNNARLFALRSAEAHLNELHDRHLVSQQTYEEVKQELNVVQTEYRTSMQHMLIEHPEMLATAKRNVWRDLLQVQRDALLDLRRDGTISEQIFEEIAVGIDQAIDSDHPHQPHTHPEEEIPQAAPADDTDEPVEET; this is encoded by the coding sequence TTGGAGAACCTCTTCTTCCAGATTGAGACGCTCGTCATTGAGCTGCTGCTCGTCATCTCGATTGTGGCGATGATGGTCCAGTACCTGCGTGTTCCCTATACCGTCGCACTGGTGATCACTGGCCTGCTCATCTCAATCCTGCGTCCCCAGATCGAGGCCATTACCGGCCCTATCCAGCTTGAATTGACCTCTGAATTGATCCTGGCCCTGTTGGTACCACCGCTCATCTTTGAGGCGGCCTTCAACCTGGATTTCGACAAACTCCGGCGCAGCCTGGGGACGATCCTCGTGCTCGCGATACCGGGCGTCATCGTTTCGATGTTCATCGTAGGCGGCGTGGTCGCTGGCACAACGGGCCTGAGCATCAGCGTGGCGTTGGTCTTCGGCGCGTTAATTTCCGCAACCGATCCGGTCAGCGTGATTGCCCTGTTTAAATCATTGGGCGTGCCTAAAAGGCTGGCGGTCCTGGTCGAAGGAGAATCGCTGCTGAATGATGGTACGGCGATTGTCGTGTTTAATCTGGTGCTGGGCATCGCTGTCGCCGGCGCTGTTGAATTCACGCTGTTGGAGGGCGTCATCGACTTCGTGACGGTGGTCGCGGGCGGCCTGATTATCGGCATTGTGTTGGGCACAGGGATTAGCTGGCTGATCTCCAGGGTTGATAATCATCTGGTAGAAACGACCCTGACGACGGTGCTGGCCTTTGGGGCCTTCTTAATTGCAGAGCGGCTGCACGTCAGCGGCGTATTGGCGGTGGTAGCCGCAGGTATCCTCAATGGGAACAGCAGTTCACGCGGGATGAGCCCGACGACGCGCATCATCCTGAATAACTTCTGGGAATATATCGCTTTCCTGGCGAATTCGTTCATCTTCCTGCTGATCGGCTTTGAAGTCGATATCAGCGAGCTGCTGGCTGATTGGCAGCCGATTCTGTTTGCGATTGTCGCTGTGTTGGCTGCACGGATGATCGTCGTCTATGTAACGACGCGACTGATCGTCCCTGTGACGAAGCGCTCAAATATGATTGAGACAATCCCGAATAGTTGGCAGCATGTCTTAGTGTGGGGTGGTGTACGTGGGGCGATTTCCTTAGCATTGGCGCTGAGCTTGCCCTTTGCCCTGGGAGCGGATCGCGTCCTATTGATCCACATGACATTCGGTGTGGTGCTATTCTCGCTCTTCGTACAGGGTACGAGCATTGGCTGGCTGCTCAGCCGCCTGGGAATCGTGAAAAGAGACGAACGCCAGGAAGAATACGACCTCAATAATGCGCGCCTGTTCGCCCTGCGCTCTGCTGAAGCACACCTGAATGAACTGCATGATCGTCATCTGGTTTCACAACAGACATATGAAGAAGTCAAGCAAGAGTTGAACGTCGTCCAGACAGAATACCGAACATCCATGCAACATATGCTCATTGAACATCCTGAAATGCTGGCAACGGCAAAGCGCAACGTCTGGCGCGATTTGTTACAGGTTCAGCGCGATGCACTGCTCGACTTACGGCGCGATGGCACGATTTCCGAGCAGATTTTTGAGGAAATCGCCGTCGGCATCGACCAAGCCATTGACAGTGATCATCCACACCAACCCCATACGCATCCAGAAGAAGAAATACCCCAAGCTGCTCCAGCGGATGACACAGACGAACCCGTCGAAGAAACGTAG
- a CDS encoding serine/threonine protein kinase produces MTIRIGDRFELNTEPAYILGEGGMGTVYEGVDSLTGQKVAIKRLSTEVVRDRPETLERFAREAEALRRLNHPNIVDVIATINEDNEHYIVMEYVPGGSLRDILDEHGPLPLRRVLEIALDLADALTRAHRLKIIHRDLKPGNILLAQDGTPRLTDFGVAHLDDKPDVTRTGAVVGTVSYLPPEALNGHPLDERADIWGFGVVLYEMLIGQRPFEGETVTARVTAILTHPMPDMSRLRYDVPVSVQSLIGRMLAKEPTMRISSVRQIGTELESMLHQMDRSTQVIPQMGGPTASSGRFETTPGHPYQPNPEETEYDFTQGDEAVTRDIRYGAPNPRLQVSNPPTAETSSTETYTIPQPQTQQSETARPAKRPLNLWLMGAAVLVIAVVGIALFVSNLSSEGETDESAVPIAATGHYRVLFAELEPLSGATERDVTRILVDSLEQRYEVADPGTHLDIVTYPNPIRSANEAITVANQENAAVVIWGTYDDVVIRLDVQVGDVSLFPTMHFPRSLVERIANVRIELTDPQNEKIAPYVAGVMAVLHAADGNLVEWTRMVAAMPTETTLAQAVSSVATSTHCFLQQYLAAPDDALTCINAAISTESGNAILYWMRGMALNRRFLIEFVDERLLPSHLNLMRDRLEGDFSTAKRLGPDNWAMPLYTQLDGTSVGNRKNNLTIANSLNEIEAAIRLRPNDWAPLYIRAELAFKSGDVAGARMYISRALASNPDVTLPYTSALLLALRTGDLPAAKDYIETILAEFPDTTVSRRLFDVLVGVTMPESLVPGVVSNLVIGQYEAASSLLQAFNAEGNSSPGLFDGDFTLILLSGVAQCGQGHYEQAQLAFNNVINFDRDFMVARLLRASAYRRLGDTARAENDLNAVRQSDQAELLLPYADAVEAGTLTCANIFEIDELQD; encoded by the coding sequence GTGACGATACGTATTGGGGACCGTTTTGAACTGAATACAGAGCCTGCCTATATCCTTGGTGAAGGCGGCATGGGCACGGTATACGAAGGCGTAGACAGCCTGACAGGGCAGAAAGTCGCTATCAAGCGGCTTTCGACGGAAGTTGTACGCGACCGCCCAGAGACTTTAGAGCGCTTCGCACGAGAGGCGGAAGCCCTGCGTCGGCTCAATCATCCCAATATCGTGGATGTGATCGCAACCATCAATGAAGACAATGAGCACTATATCGTCATGGAATATGTGCCCGGTGGTAGCCTGCGAGACATCCTCGACGAGCACGGTCCTTTGCCCTTGCGCCGTGTGTTGGAAATCGCGCTGGATCTGGCCGATGCCCTGACGCGCGCCCACCGTCTCAAAATCATCCATCGCGACCTGAAACCGGGTAACATCCTCCTCGCACAGGATGGCACGCCGCGCTTGACGGATTTCGGCGTGGCACATCTCGATGACAAACCCGATGTGACGCGTACCGGGGCTGTCGTGGGCACCGTCAGCTATTTACCGCCAGAAGCGCTTAATGGTCATCCGCTGGATGAGCGCGCCGACATCTGGGGATTTGGCGTGGTGCTGTATGAGATGCTCATTGGTCAGCGACCGTTTGAAGGCGAAACTGTGACAGCTCGCGTCACAGCGATTCTGACGCACCCTATGCCGGATATGTCTCGCTTGCGTTATGACGTGCCTGTGAGCGTGCAGTCACTCATCGGGCGTATGCTGGCGAAAGAACCGACGATGCGCATCAGCAGCGTGCGACAGATCGGCACCGAGTTAGAAAGCATGCTGCACCAGATGGATCGTTCTACGCAGGTCATCCCACAGATGGGCGGCCCCACAGCAAGCTCTGGCCGTTTCGAAACCACACCAGGGCACCCGTATCAGCCAAATCCTGAAGAAACAGAATATGACTTTACGCAGGGTGATGAGGCTGTCACACGCGATATACGCTATGGCGCCCCGAACCCCAGGTTGCAAGTCAGCAACCCGCCAACTGCGGAAACTTCCTCAACCGAAACCTATACCATCCCACAACCCCAAACGCAGCAGTCCGAGACAGCGCGCCCAGCGAAAAGGCCTCTCAATCTATGGCTGATGGGTGCTGCGGTGCTGGTGATCGCGGTGGTGGGTATTGCCCTATTTGTGAGCAACCTCTCCAGCGAAGGGGAGACGGACGAAAGCGCGGTGCCTATCGCAGCGACAGGCCACTATCGCGTCTTATTCGCTGAGCTTGAACCGCTTTCCGGGGCAACTGAACGCGACGTCACTCGCATTCTCGTTGATAGTCTCGAACAACGATATGAAGTGGCAGATCCTGGCACACACCTCGATATTGTGACCTATCCAAATCCAATCCGCAGTGCGAATGAAGCCATCACGGTTGCAAACCAGGAAAACGCGGCGGTTGTCATCTGGGGAACCTATGATGACGTTGTCATCCGCCTGGATGTACAGGTGGGCGATGTCTCGCTATTCCCGACGATGCACTTTCCGCGGTCATTGGTAGAACGTATCGCCAATGTACGTATTGAATTAACGGACCCACAAAACGAGAAAATTGCCCCTTATGTTGCCGGGGTCATGGCTGTACTCCATGCCGCTGATGGCAACCTCGTGGAGTGGACGCGGATGGTCGCCGCGATGCCTACAGAGACGACCCTAGCACAGGCGGTATCTTCTGTAGCGACCAGCACACATTGCTTCTTACAGCAGTATCTTGCCGCGCCGGATGATGCGCTGACGTGCATCAATGCTGCCATTAGCACAGAATCCGGCAATGCCATCCTGTATTGGATGCGCGGTATGGCGCTGAATCGGCGCTTCTTGATTGAATTTGTCGATGAACGACTACTGCCATCTCACTTGAATTTGATGCGTGACCGCCTGGAGGGCGATTTCAGTACGGCAAAGCGACTGGGGCCGGATAATTGGGCTATGCCACTCTATACCCAGCTTGATGGGACCTCCGTGGGCAACCGCAAGAACAACCTGACTATCGCCAACAGCCTGAACGAGATCGAAGCGGCCATTCGACTGCGGCCAAATGATTGGGCACCCCTTTATATCCGGGCAGAACTCGCCTTTAAGAGTGGGGATGTCGCAGGCGCAAGGATGTACATCAGCCGTGCATTAGCCTCCAACCCGGATGTTACGCTGCCCTATACATCGGCGCTGCTGCTGGCTCTGCGCACAGGCGACTTGCCTGCCGCAAAAGATTATATTGAGACGATCCTGGCGGAATTCCCGGATACAACCGTATCGAGGCGGTTATTTGATGTGCTCGTGGGCGTCACAATGCCAGAAAGCCTCGTGCCCGGTGTGGTGAGCAATCTGGTCATCGGCCAGTACGAAGCGGCATCGTCTTTGTTACAGGCCTTTAACGCAGAGGGCAACAGCAGCCCCGGCTTGTTCGATGGCGATTTCACGCTGATCCTCCTGAGTGGCGTTGCTCAGTGTGGGCAGGGCCATTATGAACAGGCCCAACTCGCCTTCAACAACGTCATTAATTTCGACCGCGATTTTATGGTTGCGCGGTTGCTGCGTGCCAGTGCCTACCGCCGACTAGGCGATACAGCACGGGCAGAGAATGACCTCAATGCAGTACGACAGAGTGATCAGGCGGAACTGCTGCTACCCTATGCGGACGCTGTAGAAGCGGGCACACTCACCTGCGCCAATATCTTTGAGATTGACGAACTACAGGACTAA
- a CDS encoding MBL fold metallo-hydrolase yields the protein MAIHRFEVGTLKCIVLSELQNPVTYDESYAGSLPNASFDQMRAVLDEIGAGETGNHDMNALFVDDGNNKLLVDTGLGNPERSGLLASLAEADLSPEDITIVYLTHFHGDHIGGLTHPDGSLTFPNARYVTMKEEWEHWTNEATLATMGERAALIQQKILPLKDKMTLLAHSNAMMAGVQVVAAPGHTPGHSGLLLNSMGQRLLALADTIGRLPQFTRPDWHFIYDADKPQAVLTREAMLELAADENLLTFFYHMAFPGLGYVERAGKGFRWVPVASN from the coding sequence ATGGCGATTCATCGTTTTGAAGTCGGTACACTGAAGTGCATCGTACTGAGTGAACTGCAAAATCCAGTGACCTACGATGAGTCCTACGCTGGCTCACTCCCCAATGCCTCCTTTGACCAGATGCGCGCTGTCCTGGATGAGATCGGCGCAGGCGAAACGGGCAATCATGATATGAACGCCCTATTCGTTGATGATGGTAATAATAAACTGCTGGTCGATACAGGTTTGGGCAACCCAGAGCGATCTGGATTATTGGCTTCCCTGGCGGAAGCCGACCTCTCGCCGGAAGACATCACCATTGTGTACCTGACGCACTTCCATGGCGACCACATCGGCGGCCTGACGCACCCTGATGGCAGCCTGACGTTCCCCAACGCTCGTTACGTCACGATGAAAGAAGAATGGGAGCATTGGACGAACGAAGCCACTTTAGCGACGATGGGCGAGCGTGCCGCCCTCATCCAGCAAAAAATACTGCCGCTCAAAGATAAGATGACGCTGCTAGCCCATAGCAACGCGATGATGGCGGGTGTGCAGGTCGTGGCTGCCCCAGGGCATACACCAGGCCACAGCGGCCTGCTCCTGAACAGCATGGGGCAACGTTTACTGGCCCTCGCTGATACAATCGGGCGGCTGCCACAGTTTACACGGCCAGATTGGCACTTCATCTATGATGCGGATAAGCCGCAGGCCGTACTGACGCGCGAAGCGATGCTGGAACTGGCAGCGGATGAAAACCTGCTCACCTTCTTTTACCATATGGCGTTCCCCGGGCTAGGCTACGTAGAACGGGCCGGGAAGGGGTTCCGCTGGGTGCCTGTTGCAAGCAACTAA